The Arvicanthis niloticus isolate mArvNil1 chromosome 9, mArvNil1.pat.X, whole genome shotgun sequence genomic interval accctatcttgaaaaaacaaaacaaacaaaaagaccaaaacCCCAGAAAATCACTAAAACTTGATTTCCTAATTCCTGTATTCTcattacttaaaaaaaagttCACTACTTTAGACATTACAGTATTCTGTGCATCTCCTAACTATAATTCATAACTAAGAACTGTGGAAACTTGGAAGGAGGCAAGCAAAGGGCTTGGAGCTGTTGGGAGTGTTTCTACAGAGGGGATAGAACCTATCATGTGGTTGGGAGATTGGACAGGACCTTCATAGATGGTGAGATGTCTTGGGTTTGTCTATGAAAGACTCAAAGAGGACAGACACACTGGGTGTGTGGGAGGATGCTCTATCAGGAGCAACATAAGACTTTCAAGGGAAGAGAATGGATTGGTTCACCAGGGCCAGGTGACAGAGTATCCTGAAGCAGAGGGATGAGGTGTTTAATCCTGTAGATATGCTTTCTTTAGAGGGGTTTTGAAGAGACTCAAAttaagcatgcacacatgtgtgtgcgtgttcgtgtgcatgtgcatgtacgtgcgtgtgtgtgtgtgtgtgtgtgtgtgtgtgtgtgtgtaaaatctttGCCAATTActgtattatttataattatttatttattacagttTTTGTCTGTAAAACAGCATGTTGTCTGTAGCTGTCCCTAAGTTTGGAATCACAGCAGggtatttgtatgtatgaagGGTTTGCTTTTCTCCTGACTTTTTCTGGTCACACTTCATTTTCCCCACAGTCTGTTGCTTGCATGCTTTGCTCCTAACAGATACAAGGAGACGCTGAACAGAGTTCAGGCTGACTAATCTTCACTGATAGCTTatctggatttagaatcacctaggacaCTCACCTGTGGGCACATCTTGGGGAGCTTTCCAGAGAGGCTGAACTGAGGAGAGAAGACCTAACCCTGAATGTGGATGGAAGCATCCCTGCCCTGGGGTCCTAGACTGAACTTCACGAGAGGATGCCACTGAatccatctccctctgcctcctgtgacagatgtgaccagctgcctcaggctcctgctgccatgccttgcCGGGGACTCCATGATAAACTACATCCCCAAACCATGAGCCACagtcattccttcctttcttgagtTGCTTTGGTcgggtgttttgttacagcagtgagaCCAGCAACAGAGTGAGCAGAGTAAGAGGAGGGATTGTCACTGGTTCTCCGAGAACCAGCAAAGAGTCCTTTATTCCAAAAGGCTGAAGAAGACCTGCCAGGCACTCACTTCACATGATTTACTCCCTTTCAGATGCCAGGTAGTGATGCcgggaggagatgggaggaagaTAAAAAAGGGAGTGGGTGAAGACTGGACAGTTAACACTTTCATCATATTTATTGTTATtcactagaagaaaagagtagtaGAATGTTTACCAAAAGAAATTAGCTTCTTCTTCTAGAAGCACCGCGCTACAATTTCACTCAAGGCAGTCAAACTCTGAGAAGAACTTGTTGCCTGTGGACATCCATACTCTGtcatcttccctttcctctttggCCTGTACCTTCTCACAGCCCAAACCATCCCCAGTTGGTTGGAGCCACATCCCAGTTCTGTCCCCCACATTGCTAGTGAAACGGCATCCAGCTCTGATCTTGCTGTTCTAGAtgattcttctgccttttatGCCAGCTCCTTTGGCAGTTGCACCTGTGGTTTGAGcatttgaaaaagaagaagaaaaacatgaatcCTGAAAATGTAAGAGctgtaaaacaaaaatcataaaacttGCATGTCTTGGTGGAAGCAGAAGGCTTTAGAAATTGTGGCTACAGAGCTCTCCAAAGTCACCATAGAAGCAGACGAACCAAAGCCACTGTTATCGAGGCATTTACCAACCCAGGGCTTGCTCGAGGGTCCATGAGCTTGTAGGGAAACATCACAGAAACAAGGGAAGCTCAAAGCCTGGTGCCAAGAGTTTACTAGCTGCTTGGTAGGTGCTAAGTATCACTTTTCCTCCTCTATAAAATGACAGTAAGAGTTTCCAGTCCATAGTGTAAAAGATCAAGTTATATAATGGGAGTGAGAGATAATTGGGGacaattacttaaaaaaaaaaaaattctttcactGTGTTTGTGCTATACCAGCCTttgaaggagaatgaggaggatgacgaggaagagaaggaggaagaagaagaggaggagaaaggtgaggaggaaagggaggagggggaggagggctCTGAGCAGACTTGACTTCCCTGAGGTCACAAGGCTAGAAttgctgaaaagatggctcagctgttaaaaacagcTCTTACACACACGTAACCACACATAAGCatctacatataattaatatttatatatgttaattatttatacattatatatgttcTAGGGGCTGAGAGACAGCTTTGTTAGTAAAGTACTTGAGTGGCAAATGAGTTAGCTCTCCccaaacaacatttaaaaagccaggaGTGATGGCACCTGCTCATGgtctcagcatttgagagataGACACGGTGACGCAGGAGGCTCACTGGCTAGCCTCCCGTACCTGCTTACCAAGCTTatcaggccagtgagaggccctgtttCATAAAACAAGGCAAATAGCTCTCAAAGAATGATGCTTGAGATTGACCTTTGACatgaaaatgtgtgtatgtgtacacacacacacacacacacacacacacagtctatcCTTGAAGCACATTTCTAATatttcagtaacatttaaaaatagagtatatttttcaaaaaaataaaaaaaataaactatatctAGAGAAATTTCACAAGGACAAAATAACTACAGAAGAGTCACATCTGTCCAACTCTAAAAATCTACATTCAGCTTCAGTTGTATAGCAACAGCTTCAAGTCTAGCCAGTTCTTAAAGGGGTTTAAGTGGGACTCTGCCTTAGGAGGTGACTCGTCCATCATGTGTGCATTCTTCAGAAGATGCTGACAGTGCTTAGATGCTCGGAGTTTGTTAACAGCTGAGCCTATTTTCTGATTCCCAGCCCATGTGCACCTGTCAGAGTGATGAGCCCTTGTGGGATCTGCTTGCAGTCAGTTCTTTGTCCATGTTCTCTGGAGAGGGATGTTTCACAGTGCTCTGCCCTCCAGAGGGGACATTCGATATTTTCTTCAGGCCAAAGGAAGTCCCCATATGCCTCTAATCCTCTGCATTTCTAGTGTCAGACTTCAAGAGGAAGGGGGTAGCTGTGTCTGGATAGGGTTTAACCCATGAAAACCACTAATAATTAAGAGCAATGGGATTCTAATTTTAGAAGTTGTTGTTccgtttctattgctgtgataaatagcATGACCCAAAgctgcttggggaggaaagagtttattttacttCACAACTTATGACTGCATCACTGCATCACCAGGGCAGGAGCTGGGGTAGACGCTGTGGAGAAGGGCTactttactggcttgctctccccaTAGTTTATTCAGTCTGCTctttttatacaacccagaaccacctgctcggggatggtgccgcccacagtggactCAGTCCTCCCACACCAAtctaatcattaatcaagaaaatggcacacagccttgcccacaggccagtctcaTGGGGGTGcatttcttcagttgaggttccctctgctcaaatgactctagcttgtgtcaagtggacataaAAATCAACCAGGACAgggcttaaacacacacacacacaaacacacacacacacacacacacacacacacacacacacacagaggtatcaAAATTGTGCATTAATTTTTACCTCATTTTTGCACCTGTAGTTCAAATCCACCATACATTCCATTCTTCCTCTATAAAGCAAACCTGGTTAGGTTTCATTTGACTGACCAAAGACATCCCTTTGTGCTGGCAGTCATGACAGTGCCATTGCTAGTGTTTATGGCAGTTCGATGAGTCTAAGATGTAGCTTCATGAAGCTTCAGTTCCTCTCGTATGAGAAAGCACCTTGCAGCTGAAGGTGTTTACAGCAGCTGGCCACAGGTAAGTGCATACTACCACTACCTCCAATGAGCCACGTGCCTTGGGCTCAGTCCCGGGCATTGCATTTTAAATAATGACAGCAAATGGGGAGAAGGTGATGGGCAGAGGTGAGAAGCCTGTGCTGGTTCTAAGAGTCTGTCCATCTAATATCATTTCAAAAGGCAAGCTTAAAAATTTGAAACACTTTGAAAAACATTGCTCTCTGGTCTGGCTTTAAAAACAGACATTCATCCTATGGGAAGAAGACCATGGGAAGGTGCAAAGCCAGAGAGGCGGGAACAATTGGACATTAGTGAAGCTGGTCCAGCTGTTGAGTGATGTGTTTTCACGCTGTCCTCATAGAGTACTTCATAGGGTAGGACAGCAGAAGTCACGGGGCATAGCCGAGATAGATACATGCAAAAAGACAGATGTTGCAGCTTATGCCAGCCAACTGAAGGCAAGAGGAGCTGTCAGCAACCGGAAGGCGCAAAGCCATTTCAAAGCACATGTCAGTAAGCAAGGCTCCCATTCTAAAAGGTTTTTTCCTTTGTAgcttattgttattgttgttatttaaaaGAATGGCACTAGGGGCAGGCTCGGAGAGAAAAGTGCTGACTGTACAagtttgaggacctgagttcagatccccagggcCCACATTGAATGCTGGGTGTGCTGGTGTATTGCCTGTAGCCCCAGTGGTCATTCCTTCCAGAGGTGGGAAGTTTGCTTAGACGGTCACTTGAGCTCCTCTCCCTTTAACATGGATTTTAAAAACTCCTGTTGCTTTTAGTATATTATCTTCTGACTAAGACAGCTTGACTATTGTCCACCCATGATTTGAAAGTGACGGTTTTTACAGACAGCACCCTTACCCACTCCAGCAGAGGTCTGGCTTGGTCCTCTGCCTGACCTCACGTGACTTCTAGCATTCTACAGTGACACCTGTCTTAGGACCAATCCAGCTCTCTCCGAATCACAGATGAAAAACATCTCTGATGCAGGAAATGGGACAATGACAATACATTTCTAGGAGATGGGGATTCCAGACATCCCTACACAAATATGTGAATAACGGCAGTTACCTTAAGATTAGGTAGCTCAGGaaatctggggaaaaaaatcacagactcATATGGGTATTTGTTTCCCATATCCTGAATAAATGGGAATCTCTACGATGAAATAATATATTGACTGTATTGTCAATACTATCTTagctcaaatatatatatatatataatatatttatatatttgtataattatatattttatatttaatagaatatattatataatgcatatcatataacataatatatatttaatgacaGTGAAGTATCAATCAACATGGCTTATGGATATTGATCGTTCAGCCTGTATAACTATCGCTGTAATAATGATCACAAAAAATCATTTCTTCAGCCTAAGCTGAGGTAGTAAAGCCAGCTCTCTAGTAAGCTTTTATCACAGACTTTTATAGGGACACTATGAATATTAAAACCGAAATAATAGTCAGATATTTTAAACTCCATTGGCTCACAAAGATAGTAACCTGAGGTTTGCCATTTGGCTGGCTGCCTAAAAGGCAAACAGAAATGCACTTGCAGGTGATCTAGCATCGTGTGCAGACAAAGAACCCAGTCCCTGGAGCCTTTATTCCAGATATGCACAAATgtgcttaatttttttcccttcatttgcTCTTTCaaggaggctggggggggggtgtgtctcAGAATCTCAGTTCTATGTGCCTAGAATGGTCTGGTTTTACATATGCACATTAGGGATTCAAAATAGCGTGCTAAGTCAAAGTTTGACACCTCAAAACTGAGTTTTAACGTCAGTGCTACCGCTTCCTAGTGGTGTCTGCTAGACATGCTATTAACTTCCCAAAGCATACGTCTCTCCTTCACAAAACGGGGAGAATAACTGTGCCAACCTTCTAGAATTCCGATGATCATATGAGCCAGCTCAGTTAGCCTATCCATGTACTCAATAGAACTTAGCTACAAGTATGACTGTCACGGGGCATATATGGGTCTGTCTTTAAAAGTAACTAGTTATTTAACTGTATTGGTGTTACACTTCTGCTTCCAACAATCAAGACCCCACGGGGTTAAACTAATGGAGTTGGGGCAGGGGATATAACTTATTTGGTAGTggccttgcctagcatgcacaaagtcctgggctcagtccccacataaaccaggcatggtggggtacatcatcctcagctacctagcaggttcgaggtcagcctgaaagacatgagagcctgtctcaaaaataaaatataacatagacaaggggggggggggaaaggaacTGGGAAGTGTTCATTTCTCCCTCCTGTTACTTACAGGTTTAAGGTAGGCAACATTGCTGTGTCGGATGTCATTCAAGAGCTGGTCTCTGGGAGTGATTTCCACCAGCGGGGGCGGCCTATTTCTCGGCACTGGCTTGAGCGTTTTGATTACATCTTTGAGGTTGGTTTTCTCCTGTGCCTCTCTGGCTTCTGGCATTCGAGATTTGCGCTGAATTCTCTTCAGCTTCACCACCCTGAAGGAGTCAGGGTCTGTCTTGCACTGTGGAGGTTGGGGCAGATTTTTGATCATTTCCTTTCTTGCACCAAAGGGGACTTCCTGAGCATCAAGGGGCCGCCCAGGTGAAGGCTGGAAGAACTCCTGCATTCTGGGATCCGGCATGGGTCCTCCCAACCTCTCCCACATCCCAGGAGGCAGCCCCAACCCATTCTCCAACATAGCTATCAGCTTTCTCTGCTCTTtaagttgctgctgctgctgttcctcctGTCTTTTCTGCCTCCGTTTATCCTGGTTCCTGGTAAGCAGATTCGTTACCACCATTCTGGGACCCGGAAGCTCGAAATGGTAGCCCATCTTCAACAGAGTGTTGTTGGCCTTCAGAAGCCTTGATATTTCCATTTCGGCGTGGTGGCCCAGCATATGCCTCTGGTTGTGAAACCGAAGTTCAGTCAGAGTTTCATTGAACTGGAGGCACCTCATGATGGCCACGATGCCCTTCCCGGTGATGAAGTTGGACTCGATATTGAGGGTGGTGATGCTCCTGTTTTCACGCAACATGTTCGCCAAGGCGAATGCTACACTCTCATCTGCACCGACGTTGGCTAAACTAAAGGttttgatgtgtttgtttttcttcattgcattgacaaagtcCAGTAACATTTCTTTAGGGATATTTTCAATGTTGTTCAGGTTGAGTTCCTTCATGTCAGGGTCATTCTGTCTCACTCGTCTCAAGCTTCCGTCCAGGTCAGTCTGGTTCCCTGAAGGCCTTGCACTTACCTTCAGAAAACTGGTATCTAGAGCTAACTTCTTAGGGTCTAATTTGGCTATTTTCGTCTCACTTTTTTCTTTGGTCTCTGGTGTGTCTTTTTGTTCTTCTGCTGCTTTAGTAACAGGTTGCTGCCTGGTGCTCGTACTGTAGACTTGTtcctttgcttcatttttttctctgttggcttgttcatcattttcttcctcttcctcttcttcctcttcttcctcttcatcatcatcttcattatcctcttcatcttcatcctcctcctcttcattttcaTCGTCATCTTCTGTTTCTTGTACATTGTTGCTCCcatttgattcttttttctttgcaagGATTTCACTATtgagcttttctttaaaaaactggGGCATGTTTTTAATGCCTCTGTCTCTTACTTCATGCTCTTTTTGAGTGTTTGCCTAAAAGATAGATTTGCAACAATTACAATCCATAGCACTGAAGAAATACAAAATCCAGCAATGGCTACAggagtttaaaatattttttaggaggctggaaagatggctcagcagttaagaaatgtttgctgcctttccagaggacctaagtttgttTTCCCACACCCATGTCTGGCTGCTTACAACTGCTTGCAACTCCAGCTccggggatctgacgccctcttctggcctccctaggCACTGTAGTCAAGTACGCTAAGGCTAATCTTACACAGgaatgcacatgcgtgcacacaggcacacacacaattaaacgtataaaagtttttcaaaaatatttttggggctggggaaatggttccGTGGGTAAAGCACTGGCTGCACAAGCATAAGaatctgaagacctgagtttaaacttccagcacccatataaagTAAAACGAAagatgggaaacagagacagaagaatctctgAAGGCTTGGGGCCAGTTACGCCTGACATACACAGTGGTGAttaagagaccctgactcaaccAGGTGAATGCTATGACTGATACCTAAggttgttctctttctctctttctctctctctccctctctccctctctctgatacacat includes:
- the Lmod3 gene encoding leiomodin-3 translates to MSEHHRNSEQEDTLIEELDEDEILANLSPEELRELQSEMEVMAPDPHLPVGMIQKDQTDKAPTGNFDHKSLVDYMYLQKASRRMLEDERVPVSFVQSEANTQKEHEVRDRGIKNMPQFFKEKLNSEILAKKKESNGSNNVQETEDDDENEEEEDEDEEDNEDDDEEEEEEEEEEEENDEQANREKNEAKEQVYSTSTRQQPVTKAAEEQKDTPETKEKSETKIAKLDPKKLALDTSFLKVSARPSGNQTDLDGSLRRVRQNDPDMKELNLNNIENIPKEMLLDFVNAMKKNKHIKTFSLANVGADESVAFALANMLRENRSITTLNIESNFITGKGIVAIMRCLQFNETLTELRFHNQRHMLGHHAEMEISRLLKANNTLLKMGYHFELPGPRMVVTNLLTRNQDKRRQKRQEEQQQQQLKEQRKLIAMLENGLGLPPGMWERLGGPMPDPRMQEFFQPSPGRPLDAQEVPFGARKEMIKNLPQPPQCKTDPDSFRVVKLKRIQRKSRMPEAREAQEKTNLKDVIKTLKPVPRNRPPPLVEITPRDQLLNDIRHSNVAYLKPVQLPKELA